The genome window CTCGTGAAGACCGTGCGCTTCGTGGCGAGTCTGCCTGCATTCCAGCAGCTTCCGGCGGAGGACCAGCTCGCACTGCTGCACCACTGCTGGGCGCCGCTCTTCATCCTGGGACTGGCACAGGAGCATGTGAGCTTCGAGGTGGAACATGAGCCCATGACCAGCATGCTGAAGAAGATTCTGCTGAACCGAGAGCATGAGCGCGAGAAGAACCAAGAACAACCGACACTCAGTGGAGTCCAGAACCTCAAATCCTGTCTCAGGAAGCTGTGGAGTCTGGACCTGAGTCCCAAAGAGTACGCTTACCTGAAAGGCACCATGATCTTTAATCCAGgtgagtatacacacacttttttttagtccacacacacacacacacacacacacacacacatacaaacacacacacacacatacaaacacacacacaaaccaggaTAATCCTAATAATGtgctgaactgtgtgtgtgtgtgtgtgtgtgtgtagatgtgccTGGCCTGCAGGTGGTGTCGTTTGTAGACAGTCTTCAGCGTGAAGCTCAGCGTGCTCTCAGGGAAgttctgtttctcctgcacTCAGGTGATGGAGGGAGTTTCGGGCGTGTCCTCCTCGCTGTGTCCTCACTGCAGAGCGTCACACCTGAGCTAATCACTGAACTCTTCTTCAGACCTATCATTGGCTCCGCCCACCTTGTACACCTCATCACTGACATGCTGTTCAGCaggtagagacacacacacaacggaaATGCTCATGTTTCAGCCCTGACCTGAGAACATCACTGAAAATCCAAGATCAGCTGAGGTCATCTTCTGTCCGAAACATACAGCTTCCTGTTTCTTATACTGACCCCCTGGTCAATCCCTGGTCAATCCCACGTGACTCCGCCCAAATGGTGTATGCACTGTGCTGTTAGCTGAACATCACCATGTGGATTCAGTACAGTGATGTAATAAGGAGGTGTTTTACTGACAGGTGACCACACCCTCAAGAGTACTTTTTAAAGAGGAAATCAAAAGAGATggccacacacactacacaggccacacccaccacTGGAGCGTGACAGCATGATGGTTTCATGTGTATTGTGGTGTTTAGTCACACTGATCAGTCACAGCTTTCACActctttatgtgtgtgagtgagtgagtctgtgagtgtgtgcgtgtgtgtgtgtgagtctgtgtgtgtgtgtgtgtgagtctgtgtgtgtgtgtgtgagtctgtgtgtgtgtgtgtgagtgtgtgagtgtgtgtgagtgtgtgtgtgtgagtctgtgtgtgtgcgtgtgtgtgtctgtgcgtgtgtgagagtgtgcatgtgagtctgtgtgtgtgtgagtctgtgagtgtgtg of Hemibagrus wyckioides isolate EC202008001 linkage group LG23, SWU_Hwy_1.0, whole genome shotgun sequence contains these proteins:
- the nr0b2a gene encoding nuclear receptor subfamily 0 group B member 2a, yielding MECECLCSENSHAHAILFNILTGDAEATELSYAASGLCHCDTRRTVRLKSRDTCLAAASVLVKTVRFVASLPAFQQLPAEDQLALLHHCWAPLFILGLAQEHVSFEVEHEPMTSMLKKILLNREHEREKNQEQPTLSGVQNLKSCLRKLWSLDLSPKEYAYLKGTMIFNPDVPGLQVVSFVDSLQREAQRALREVLFLLHSGDGGSFGRVLLAVSSLQSVTPELITELFFRPIIGSAHLVHLITDMLFSR